The Gammaproteobacteria bacterium DNA segment GGCAAGAAATGAGACTGTTTTCTCCTCCGAGCTCTCTTGAACGGACCATGGCCTCGAGGCTACCGCGCCGCGTGTGATCGGTCAGGGCACGGAATCGATTCGCTTGCACCACCCGGACTCTGCACTGCACAGCCGTAGCTACCCTGTGGCCTTCATGAAGCGCTACAGGGTATTGATCGCGGCGATGGCCATCGCTCTGGCACTGGCCGGTTGCCTCTCGGCCGGCGCAGAGAAGCCGATCGTCGGCTCCCCGGATCCTGATGCACGGGTCGCGGCAGACTTCAAGATCGATCTCATCGACGGCGGTTCGTTCACCTTGTCCGCTGCCCTCGCAGACCGTCCCGTGGTCATCAACTTCTGGGCATCATGGTGCCCGCCGTGCCGCCAGGAGATGCCTGATCTGGAGCAGGTCTCTCGCGATGTTCCCGGAGTGAAGTTCATCGGCATTGCGATCGACGATACGGAGGCGAATGCTGCGTCCTACGCCCGCCAGATCGGCGTGACGTATCCCATCGCCGTGGATACGAACTACGCGATCTCCGACGCCTACGGCATCCACGTCCTTCCACAGACCTGGCTGGTCACACAGAACGGCACGATCGTTCGCACGATCCAAGGTGGTGTCACCAGAGCGTCCCTCACCAGGTATATCGAAGAGGACCTCGGCGTCAGCGCGGGAAGCTGACGACGCCCACCGTTCCCCCGCTGTCGAGGAGGAATCC contains these protein-coding regions:
- a CDS encoding redoxin domain-containing protein; its protein translation is MKRYRVLIAAMAIALALAGCLSAGAEKPIVGSPDPDARVAADFKIDLIDGGSFTLSAALADRPVVINFWASWCPPCRQEMPDLEQVSRDVPGVKFIGIAIDDTEANAASYARQIGVTYPIAVDTNYAISDAYGIHVLPQTWLVTQNGTIVRTIQGGVTRASLTRYIEEDLGVSAGS